In Dama dama isolate Ldn47 chromosome 9, ASM3311817v1, whole genome shotgun sequence, the following proteins share a genomic window:
- the PCDHB1 gene encoding protocadherin beta-1, with the protein MATACRKLLQSRQVGTLLIFLCLSVGGAATIRYSVAEEMESGSFVANVAKDLGLEVGKLAARGARLVSEGNKLYFRLHRKTGDLFVKEKLDRESLCGKADPCVLHFEVVLVEPLQSFRVEVRVFDINDNAPVFLNKEPLLRIPESTPLGSRFPLQSAQDLDVGLNGLQNYTLSANEYFHLHTRFRSHGPKYAELVLDKPLDREEQREVNMTITAVDGGSPPKSGTAHIRVEVLDVNDHVPQFSRLLYRAQVPENSANGSLVATVTATDLDEGSNKAITYSLAQNPEVILQTFQIHSETGEVRLRGPLDFEAIETYDIDIQATDGGGLSAHSKVLVEVVDVNDNPPEVTVSSVSSPLPEDSPLQTVVALFSIRDRDIRVGGKITCFLKEDLPFAVKPTFRNSYSLVTDRGLDREEVSGYNITLVAMDTGPPTLSSETVIEVLISDINDNPPVFQEDSYILTVRENNSPAVFIGKVRAEDLDLGENAKVTYSLLPPKSGDLSVFAYISINSDNGKLYALRTMDYEAIQDFQFVVKATDGGFLSLSSQVTVRVVVLDDNDNRPMILYPLQNGTLPCNDLVPRSAEAGYLVTKVVAVDGDSGQNSWLSYHLFKATDLGLFSVQQQNGEIRTLRQVSERDPMMQKLVILVQDHGQPALSTTASLNILLVDGFSEPYLQFRDTFKHPTRVNPSTKYLVISLAVLSFLFLLSVTVIFIIHICQKIKHREKFTIQEHFYDDCNFSNNLAQGGASGPISQPCPYEMCSATGTSNSEFRFLKRFMPNFPFPHGTGDAKTEAGSRLPPDSDRNRSRGSEGHAQVSDDYM; encoded by the coding sequence ATGGCGACTGCATGCAGAAAACTCCTGCAAAGCAGGCAAGTGGGAACTCTTCTCATTTTCCTGTGCTTATCTGTGGGGGGTGCGGCAACCATTCGCTATTCGGTGGCAGAGGAGATGGAGAGCGGCTCGTTTGTAGCTAACGTGGCTAAGGACCTGGGGCTGGAGGTAGGGAAGCTGGCTGCGCGTGGGGCGCGGCTTGTCTCCGAGGGCAATAAACTGTATTTCCGGCTCCACCGCAAGACGGGGGATCTGTTCGTGAAGGAGAAACTGGATCGGGAGTCACTCTGTGGCAAAGCTGACCCATGCGTTCTGCACTTTGAAGTAGTCCTGGTGGAGCCACTGCAGTCCTTTCGCGTGGAGGTCAGGGTATTTGATATCAATGACAATGCCCCGGTTTTCCTAAACAAGGAGCCTCTGTTAAGGATTCCGGAGAGCACCCCCCTGGGTTCGCGCTTTCCTCTGCAGAGTGCCCAGGATCTGGACGTCGGCCTCAACGGTCTCCAAAACTACACCCTAAGCGCCAACGAGTATTTCCACCTGCACACCCGCTTCCGCAGCCACGGGCCCAAGTATGCCGAACTAGTGCTGGATAAACCCCTGGACAGAGAGGAGCAGCGGGAAGTCAACATGACAATTACAGCTGTGGACGGAGGGTCTCCACCCAAATCTGGCACCGCCCACATCCGGGTGGAGGTTCTGGACGTCAATGATCACGTGCCCCAATTCTCTCGACTGCTGTACCGCGCTCAGGTACCGGAAAACAGCGCCAACGGTTCCCTGGTGGCTACGGTGACTGCCACCGACCTGGACGAGGGCTCCAACAAGGCGATAACTTACTCGTTAGCTCAAAATCCAGAAGTAATTCTCCAGACATTTCAGATTCACTCTGAAACTGGAGAGGTTCGACTAAGAGGGCCCCTAGATTTTGAAGCGATTGAAACATACGACATTGACATTCAAGCTACCGATGGAGGAGGCCTCTCTGCCCACAGCAAAGTCCTGGTGGAAGTGGTGGATGTTAATGACAATCCTCCTGAAGTTACAGTCTCCTCTGTGTCCAGCCCTCTCCCTGAGGACTCTCCACTGCAGACTGTCGTGGCCCTTTTCTCTATCCGAGACCGGGACATTCGAGTGGGAGGAAAAATCACCTGCTTCCTCAAAGAAGACCTTCCCTTTGCAGTCAAACCTACATTCCGGAACTCCTACTCACTGGTCACTGACAGAGGCTTGGATCGGGAGGAGGTCTCTGGCTATAATATCACCCTTGTTGCCATGGATACTGGACCACCCACTCTGTCCTCAGAGACTGTGATAGAGGTGCTAATATCAGACATTAATGACAACCCCCCAGTATTTCAGGAAGATTCCTACATCCTGACTGTTAGAGAAAACAACAGCCCTGCAGTTTTTATTGGCAAAGTCCGTGCTGAGGATCTAGATTTGGGTGAGAATGCCAAAGTAACATATTCCCTGTTGCCTCCAAAAAGTGGAGATCTATCAGTCTTTGCTTACATCTCCATAAATTCAGACAATGGGAAACTCTATGCACTGAGAACGATGGATTATGAGGCCATTCAAGATTTTCAGTTTGTGGTAAAGGCAACTGATGGGGGCTTCCTGTCACTGAGTAGCCAGGTTACTGTCAGAGTGGTTGTCCTGGATGACAATGATAACCGTCCAATGATCTTGTACCCACTGCAAAATGGCACTTTGCCCTGCAATGACCTGGTGCCCAGGTCTGCAGAGGCAGGCTACCTGGTGACCAAGGTGGTGGCAGTGGATGGTGACTCGGGTCAGAATTCTTGGCTTTCATATCATCTATTTAAAGCCACTGACCTTGGGTTATTCTCTGTTCAGCAACAAAATGGGGAAATCCGTACATTGCGGCAGGTATCTGAGAGAGACCCCATGATGCAGAAACTGGTCATTCTTGTTCAGGATCATGGCCAACCAGCTCTTTCTACTACTGCCTCACTTAACATTCTCCTGGTAGATGGCTTTTCTGAGCCCTATCTGCAGTTTCGGGATACATTTAAGCATCCTACAAGGGTAAATCCATCCACTAAATATTTAGTCATTTCTCTGGCTgtgctttcctttctctttctcctctctgtcACAGTGATCTTCATTATACATATCTGCCAGAAGATTAAACACAGAGAAAAGTTCACAATTCAAGAGCATTTCTATGATGACTGCAATTTCTCTAACAACCTGGCACAAGGAGGAGCCAGTGGACCCATATCACAGCCTTGTCCCTATGAGATGTGCTCAGCCACTGGCACTAGCAATAGTGAGTTCCGGTTTCTTAAGCGCTTTATGCCCAACTTCCCTTTCCCCCATGGAACTGGAGACGCAAAAACAGAGGCTGGCTCCAGATTACCACCAGATTCTGATAGGAACAGGTCTCGGGGGTCAGAGGGCCATGCCCAAGTATCTGATGACTATATGTAA